TGAAAAAATCAAATATTAGTCATGAATATTAAATTCGTTAAACGGTCTCAAATTAAATCGAGTAAAAGAAGGTCATCAAAATTTAAACCGCTGATGGATGCTCTTGATAAGTTAGAACCGGGCGGGCAGGCCGTTGAAGTTTCTTATTCGAATGATAAAAGCGTAAACTCCATGCGCACTGCTGTTTATCAGTATAATCAGGAGAATAACGTGAAGATTAAAAGCGGTAAAGATGCTTCAAACAAAAAAATCTACTTTTACCGCGAAAATTAGGAAGCTGCTTCCTGTTTTTTAATAATTTTATAAAAGCCGCTGCAACAGCGGCTTTTATTTTTTGGAGCGTAAATCTTTGACGCTGCACAAAAATATTATCTGGTATAAAACTTTTCCTCATTCCGGTGTTCTGAACTGGAATGGTTTTCCATGAAATTTTTCCTGGTTCCGGTGCTCTGTGCCGAAAGGGTTTCCCATAAAGCTATATCTCGTTCAGGTGCTCTGCACCGAAACGAGAAACCATAAAGCTTTGCTTTTCAATTAAGCAAAAATGGCAGATGCCACACCGTGATGCCGCATGAGTTTCATAAACTTCAGGAACGTTCAAAGAGTAAACCCTGTGAAATCGATAACCGGATCGGTTCGGAAATTTCTTTTCTCGTTATTGACGGAGTGGAGCAGGCAACAGACCACTTGTTTGGATTTTTTACCTGGGGAATTAAATCTGCCGGGACGATCTGTCGCGGCTGCCCTTCCATGTTTGCCACAAAAACAATTTCCTTGCCTGATTCTGGATCACGTCTGTACCCGTAGTAGATCACTGTACCGTGTACGGGTTCAGCATAGGTAAGAAAATCATCATCCCGGAAGTTGTACCTAAGCCAGGGGTTTTTTGTCCTGTACTTTCTGATTTCCAGATTAAACGCAGCTTTTTTACTGCTAACGTACTCAGCATGGTTATCTACATTGCAGTAACAATTCAGGTCCTGCATCCAGGCATCAACAAATTCATCGAGCATTTCCCGGGTCCACGTCTCTTCGCAATACACGTTGATCAACTTCAAAATTTGTTCTGGATCATTATCCGTGCATTTTACGAAGGAAAGCAGCGCTTTGGTAAAACTTCTAAGTTCATCAAGTGAATGAAATCCCATACCTTTCAGCCTTTTAAAAAAACGGGATTGCCGGAACTCGTTTCCGGTTACCTGCCAGTCAAGGAAATAGGCTTCTTCAGCCGTTACCTTTAGTGCGTAATTGGAATCCGTATCGCGTATAAAGCTCCAGGGAGCATGTCCCAGTGCGTGGAGAAAGTCCATCGGCACGCCGGGCAGGAATCCGTGCATCAACAGTGTGGTAGAAGGATGGTTATAGGCATTATTCATCACCATTTTAAGGGAGTTTCCCAGGTGTGAATTCACGGTAACTGAATTGGGATCTGCCTGCGTGCCGCGCCGGATTGTATCATGGTTCGCATAACCGCTGATCCACCTTTCCCCATATTTCATAACCTCTTTCAGGCGCCACATCTTTGAAACCCAGTATGTGTATGAATAAGGAGTGTTGTATGCAAATATGGTTGGAGCCCATTGAAACGCGTGTTCCTGCTGGTTGTTTACCTCAAGGTAAGATGCTGCAAGCTGCCAGTCATCGCGCGGCCAGGGACGCCCGTCTTCGAAAATCATCCAGGGGCGGTAGAGTGTACCGCAATTTCTGACAGTGATATCGCTCATCTCCTTCAGAAAATCGTTGTCATAGAGATGTTTTTCTTTTTCTTCATCATAATATTTAAAATCGTGTGATGCATCTACACGAATTCCATCAAACCCGTACGCCATTTTACGCCGGAGCATCTCAAGTACTACTGCGCGTATCATCGGATGTCTAATCCGAATTTCCCGGCCGTAGGTTGAGGGTCCGGTAAAATATAGACTGGGCAGCAGTTGGGTTGCAATATCATCAGCATGGCCATAAACAACGTCGAGGACCACTTTAACAGGATCGGGGGATGTATGAAGCGTCTCTATCAATTCAAGCAATTCTGACGGCCTGCCGGTACCGAGCAGAGAGGGATTAACTGCGGCGGATCCAAATAATGATATATCATATCCCCAGTTGAGAACACCGGGCCGTTTTAGACGTACTGTAACCTCTTCACCATCTTCATTTGGCTGGTGAATCGGATCCCAGAACGTGTGGTTATCCGGATGTTGTACAACGGGATCGAGCGGCATCAGCTCAACTGCATCGAAACCGCATAAGTTTTTTTCATCCGGTGTAAGTTCATTGCCGCTTCTTAGTTTACGAGCCACCTGTTTGAACCGGTCGTTCAGGGAATAGAGTGTACCCGGTTTGGTTGAGGTTTGAACATGTAGTTCAAGCAGGTTTACGGAGTTGGGAATACGATGGTTATTTTCTTCGGAAAGTTCATCAGAAAGTTGTTCGTAATATGTTGAATCGGCTCTGTTCTTCAACATTGTGTCAATGTCATACACCTCGGCAGGTGCGAATACGCCATAAGGAAGTGAAGCTGCCATCGGGTCCCTGATAATCTCTTCCCTTCCCGATTTAAATTTAACTTTAACCTGGTAAAGCGCACCAAAGGATTCTTTGTCGCCGGAAGGAACACCATTTAAAACAGTAAGCGCAAATTCATCTTCCAGCAGAACCGGAAATGTGCGGTATTGAAATGAAGCATGTTGTTCCGGCTTGTCAAAATTCAGATAACGGGTAGGGAGATATAGCTGAATTTCTGCAGATTCAGCATCTTGAAAGTCAGGGTTCCAGAACAAAAAATAGGTTTGTAATCCTTTAGGTTTGCAGCCAAGTCTCTCTGCAATTTGGCGGGCACGATTCAGTGAAACTGGCGGCTGGATGAGAGGTTTCAGGTCAAAGGCGAACTCTCGTGTAGCCGATGGATTATGGGAAATGGGATGTATCATGGCAGATATTAGGCAGATTCCGGTTAACGTTTACACTGCAGCGATAGCTCGGTTCAGGTTCTATTTTAAAATTTTCGATATCGTCCAAAAATGCATCAGGAGAATGGAGTTCTCGTTATGCCCTGCTGAACCAGGATTCGCTCACATTTAAATCCTATTTATTGGCAATGTCACCCTACTTTGCAGGATTGCCAATAGGCTGGTAGTTCAGATCAAGTTCTTTTGTGGACAGTCCTGGAAAATTATACCCATAGACCTTGACCAAGTGGTAGTTTGATTGTTTTAAAAAGCTCCTTATTGACCTGCATATAGTGGCAGGTTCTAATAACAGTGTGTACAGCATTACCGGATCAAAAAGCAGAATCTGGATGGAATCCGGCAGATGGCAGATAATGACTGCCGGTATCAAGTAAAGGGTACCAGTCCTAATAGGGTCATCGGATGAGTTATCCCTGATTCATGTACCAATCCGGTGCAACTCGTTTTATTCCAAAATTTTTTTCGATGACTCATTTTGGGTAACTCACCATTGAGTTCTCACTCAACCCAAACGCCAATATAGGTGCTGAGAATCAGAAAATGAATTAAAAATTAATCTGTCCCCGAGGGTACCTTCAGGGGAATCAAAATCTTGTTAACAACCTGCTATGAATTCACCGTTGTTTTGATGTGTCTCCTACAGTTTCTTCGGGCAATTTCAAATCTTCAGCCGCCCATGATATGTATTTTGAGCGGACTTCTGCGATTCTCTCTTCAAGTTCCTCCAGTGTCCAGCCAGAGGTATCTATTGGCGGATGGATGTGTGCTTTTATTGTACCCTTGCGCGTGAAAAGTGATCCTCCATTGCTCAAGGCCTGGTTCCCTTCAAAGTAGATTGGCACAATGGGATAACCGAGATCCATGGCAGTACGGAACGGCCCTTTTTTGAATTCACCGATTATTCCGGGGTGTTTTCTTGACCCCTCGGGAGCTGCGAATATTGAGAGTTGTTGTTTGCGAACACGGGTGTAGGCTTTTTGAAGAGTCTGAACCGCCTCTTCTGAATTTTGTCTTTTGATAAAAACCTGCCCGGTCAGCCTGCCCAGGATGAAGAAAAGCGGGTTATACTGAAGCTCCCATTTGGCAATGAATCTGGCCCTGGGCAAACCGAGTGCAAGAATACAGAAGAGGTCGAGTGTAGAGCTGTGATTTGAAATGTACACGGCCGGCGACGGCAGCGGCCGAATATGTTTTTCGATAGAAAATTGGATTCCAAGAATAAAAAAAACCGGGTATGCCAGCAGGGGGGCAACTTTTTCAATGATAAAGTTGGTAAGCCGGCCCAGCGATATCAGCAGAAGGAAAAGCACAAGAGGGGTTACAAGAAGCAAAAGCGTAAAGAAGACAATCATGGAGAGGACTGTCCTTACCCATTGTTCCGGAGTAGGCTTCATAAATACTTGTTAAATTAGCGGAATGCATCCTCAAAATGCGTGATGTCAGGAGCTTCGCTATTTTCCTGAACAATGGCAACTACATCAAACCGAATAAGTGCCGTCTCCATTTTACGTTCATAGACCCATGCTTCAGCCGCTTTTTTGATGAGTTTCTCTTTTTGCGGGGTAACATACTCCTCGGGGCGGCCAAAATATATGCCTGATCGTGATTTAACTTCTACGAAAATTATCTGAGTTCGATCAAACGCAACGATATCCACCTCAGCTTTTTCAAAATAGTAGTTGCGGTCGAGTATCAGCCATCCTTTTGATTCAAGATAGGCAGCTGCAATATCCTCTCCTTCATCGCCGATTTGTCTGCCGGTTTTAATCATGTTATGAATTTGCTGATGTGGGTTCATCACTGCCTTTCAGCGATTGATGGGCTTCTGCGAGTTTAACCAGTTTCTTCAGAAACTTGAGGTTCTTTTTGTTGATGTAGGGGAGCATCGCTTTGGTAAACCGGTCGAACATCTCAAGAAATTCAACGAAGTTTTCGATGCGTTCTTTAAAATCCGCTTCATCTTCGGTGAGATCACTGCCGGTTTCAAATAGCTCCAGGCATTCAATAAGATTCTGTTGAATAGGCGCAATTTCGCGCTGTTGCCTTTCGTGAATCAGGATAGCTACGATATTCCAGACATCCTTTTCAGCAGTGTAGAAATCTTTTCGTTTCCCCTTAAAATGAACCTTATTGATCAGCTGCCACTGTTTTAAGTTGCGCAGGTTCATGTTGGCATTCCCCCGGCTGATGTGGAGGCGTTCCATGATGGTATCCGTATCGAGCGGTTCACTTTCAGCGTATAATAGAGCGTGAATCTGGGCCATCGTTTTATTGATGCCCCAGGCTGAAGCCATCTCTCCCCAGAGCAGCACGAACTGTTCGGAAGCTTTTTTATAACGTTCAGATCGTTCTTCAGGCATGCATTCAGGTTAATCGTTCGACTTGCTGTCGTTACCGGCACCAGCGGGCTTTTCTGCCGTCGATGATGAAGAGGATGATGATTCTTTGGTTTCTGATGAGCCGTTACCTTTTGAGCCATTATTGTAGTCAGTTACGTAAAAGCCCGACCCTTTGAATACGAGTCCGGTTCCGCCGCTGATCATTCGTTTTACAGGCTGGCCCGTTGTAGGGCAAACTGTAAGTGCATCATCTGACATGGATTGAAAAACTTCAAAAGTGGTACCATCTTCACGTTTATATTCGTACGTAGGCATAGGAGAATGTCATGCTTTAAAATTCAGGAATAAGTTACGGAGTACACGCAGCATAAAATGTGCCAAAATTGATTCGCGGAACAAAATGGCGGTTATGAAAGTGAATCAAACCCGTTTTTAAGGCGTATTACCGCTTCTTTGAGTTGCTCAATAGATGATGCGTAACTCAATCTCAGTCCGCCGGGTTCCCCGAATGCGTCTCCGGGAACGGCCGCTACACCGTGCTTTTCGAGCAGGTACATGCAGAGATCTGTAGAGGTTTCCATCTTTGTGCCACTTGGTGTTGTTTTGCCGAGAAATGCCTGGATATCCGGGAAAATGTAGAATGCACCTGATGGAGTAAAGCAATCGACTCCCTCAATTTCGTTGAGCGCTTTTACCATAAAATCGCGCCGTTCTTTGAAGGCTTCCCTCATTTTTGCGACGGGTGCCATCGTTCCGGTATACGCGGCAAGACCTGCTTTTTGTGATATAGAGGATGGCGCAGAGGTCTCCTGGCTCTGAATTTTTGCGAGCGCTGAAATAATGGGTTTGGGGCCGGCAGCATAGCCGAGTCTCCACCCTGTCATGGCAAATCCTTTTGAAAATCCGTTAATCAGAACGGTGCGATCTTTCAATTCAGGTGCTGCATTCAAAATGCCCACATGTTCGCCGGAAAAGACAATGTATTCGTAGATCTCATCAGAAAAGATGAGGATGTCCGGATGTTCTTTTAGCACCTCTGCAATCTCTTTGAGTTCTTTCAGGGTGTAACAGGCTCCGGTTGGATTGCTTGGCGAGCAGAGGATGATTGCCCGGGTTTTAGGTGTGATACTGTCGCGAAGCTGTTCAGCTGTTAACTTGAAGTGTGTCCCGTAGGTTGTTCGAATAGGTACGGGTGTTCCCTGCGCCATTTTCACCATTTCGGGATATGAAACCCAATACGGTGCGGGGATGAGTACTTCGTCGCCCGGGTTGATCGTGGCGAGAATTGCAAAACCAACCGACTGCTTGGCACCGTTTGAAAGTACAATCTGGTCGGGAGAGTAGTCCAGGCCGTTGTCCCGCTTTAATTTTTCAACGATCGCTTCACGGAGTTCAGGCATTCCGGCATTCATAGTGTAGCCGTGAAATCCCTCAGTAATGGCTTCGATGGCGGCGTTGCAGATATGAGCTGGTGTTTTGAAGTCGGGTTCTCCAGCGCTCAGGGAGATAATGGAGACACCTTCCCGGGCAAGCTCTTTGGCACGTCCGGAAATTTTCATCGTTTGAGATTCAGAAAGTTGTTCTGCGCGTGTAGAGATCATTGGGTATTGGGTTTAATCTTAAAAGGTACGTTTAGGTGATGCAATCCAGACATGCTGTGCATTTTTACCATTTAGGGTCCACAGTCCCGAAGTTTCGGGGTTGCGGGTGATTTTTTTTCAGGCTAATAAAATATGCTTGCATAATAATTGGAATAAAGCAGAGAATCTGAAATATTGGAAATTATGTTTGCCACGAAGTGTATGAAAATCAGTTAGCTAACCTTCGTGAAATCTTTGTGTTTTCGAGCCTTTGTGGTAAAATACTTGATGGTTTGATGCCCATAATTCTATCAATTTTGTCAGATCTCTCATAGAAATACAATGCTATGATCTTCGTTTACTTTCAGTTCCAAAACTTCGGGGTTGCAGAACCACCATTTATTTCTAAAATCACATCAGATTGATCCGCATAAAGAACTGTATGATAGGGAAAATTCAGCATACAGCGCAGATCACTTCGATTTATATTTTTCAAGAATTTTGGTATGGATATTTGGCGGAACAAAGCTGCTGACGTCGCCTCCCCATTTCGCTACCTCTTTCACAATAGAGGATGAGGTGATGGCGTGGTTTTCATCGGGCATCATAAAAACGGTATCGAGTTCTGGAGATAGTCGCCGGTTGGTGAGTGCCATCTGAAATTCGTACTCAAAATCAGAAATCTGACGAACACCCCGCAGCAGAACAGACGCCTTTTTTTTGGCGGCAAAATCGATCAGCAGCCCGGTAAACTGTTCCACAACGATTTGACTGCTCCAGGGTTGATCTTTCACAGCGTTCAGAATTTGTTGCTCCCGCTCCTCACCCGTAAACAGAGTCTCCTTTTTGCTGTTTACCGCAATAGTAATAATCACACGATCAAATATTTTTGATGCGCGCTGAACAAGATCGAGGTGCCCGTTGGTAAAGGGATCAAAAGAGCCGGGATAAAGTGCAATTTTCAGGTCGTCAGACATGTTTCCGCGTTAAGTGATGGATTCATCCCGTGTGAAAAACGAGGCGATGGTTCTCCCATACGGTTTTACATACGCACACAGTGGATGTTCTGAAAAATCGTGCCGCTTATCGTGTTCAAGAATAAACCAACCGTCATCTTCCAACACGTTTCCGTTAAGCACCAGGTCAATGATACCTTCCATGTAAAAATAGTCGTAGGGCGGATCAGCAAAGATAAAATCAAACGTTTCCTGCGGCTGTTCAAGGTACTCTTCAACGGCCATAACACGGGTAGAGATTTTATCGGCCACTCCAAATGACTCTGCAATTTTTTCGATATGCCGAATGTGCTCATGTTCCCTGTCTAAAAACAGAACCTGAGAGGAGCCACGGGAGATCGCTTCAAATCCAAGATTTCCGCTGCCGGCAAAAAGATCAAGAACGCGGGTAGATTCAAAATACCTGCGTGCGGATATCGTGGAGAAAATGCCCTCTTTCGTTCGATCGGATGTAGGGCGGAGCAGGTCGGTATTTGGAGCCGGTATATTTCGGCCTTTAAGAGTTCCGGTGATGATTCGCATGATCAGGTCCGCTTTGTTCGTCCTTATAGTTTAAACTTAACAAAATTGCAGGAAAGGCGCGTTCTAACC
Above is a genomic segment from Rhodohalobacter sp. SW132 containing:
- the gghA gene encoding glucosylglycerol hydrolase, translated to MIHPISHNPSATREFAFDLKPLIQPPVSLNRARQIAERLGCKPKGLQTYFLFWNPDFQDAESAEIQLYLPTRYLNFDKPEQHASFQYRTFPVLLEDEFALTVLNGVPSGDKESFGALYQVKVKFKSGREEIIRDPMAASLPYGVFAPAEVYDIDTMLKNRADSTYYEQLSDELSEENNHRIPNSVNLLELHVQTSTKPGTLYSLNDRFKQVARKLRSGNELTPDEKNLCGFDAVELMPLDPVVQHPDNHTFWDPIHQPNEDGEEVTVRLKRPGVLNWGYDISLFGSAAVNPSLLGTGRPSELLELIETLHTSPDPVKVVLDVVYGHADDIATQLLPSLYFTGPSTYGREIRIRHPMIRAVVLEMLRRKMAYGFDGIRVDASHDFKYYDEEKEKHLYDNDFLKEMSDITVRNCGTLYRPWMIFEDGRPWPRDDWQLAASYLEVNNQQEHAFQWAPTIFAYNTPYSYTYWVSKMWRLKEVMKYGERWISGYANHDTIRRGTQADPNSVTVNSHLGNSLKMVMNNAYNHPSTTLLMHGFLPGVPMDFLHALGHAPWSFIRDTDSNYALKVTAEEAYFLDWQVTGNEFRQSRFFKRLKGMGFHSLDELRSFTKALLSFVKCTDNDPEQILKLINVYCEETWTREMLDEFVDAWMQDLNCYCNVDNHAEYVSSKKAAFNLEIRKYRTKNPWLRYNFRDDDFLTYAEPVHGTVIYYGYRRDPESGKEIVFVANMEGQPRQIVPADLIPQVKNPNKWSVACSTPSITRKEISEPIRLSISQGLLFERS
- a CDS encoding lysophospholipid acyltransferase family protein encodes the protein MKPTPEQWVRTVLSMIVFFTLLLLVTPLVLFLLLISLGRLTNFIIEKVAPLLAYPVFFILGIQFSIEKHIRPLPSPAVYISNHSSTLDLFCILALGLPRARFIAKWELQYNPLFFILGRLTGQVFIKRQNSEEAVQTLQKAYTRVRKQQLSIFAAPEGSRKHPGIIGEFKKGPFRTAMDLGYPIVPIYFEGNQALSNGGSLFTRKGTIKAHIHPPIDTSGWTLEELEERIAEVRSKYISWAAEDLKLPEETVGDTSKQR
- a CDS encoding YraN family protein — encoded protein: MIKTGRQIGDEGEDIAAAYLESKGWLILDRNYYFEKAEVDIVAFDRTQIIFVEVKSRSGIYFGRPEEYVTPQKEKLIKKAAEAWVYERKMETALIRFDVVAIVQENSEAPDITHFEDAFR
- a CDS encoding GbsR/MarR family transcriptional regulator; translation: MPEERSERYKKASEQFVLLWGEMASAWGINKTMAQIHALLYAESEPLDTDTIMERLHISRGNANMNLRNLKQWQLINKVHFKGKRKDFYTAEKDVWNIVAILIHERQQREIAPIQQNLIECLELFETGSDLTEDEADFKERIENFVEFLEMFDRFTKAMLPYINKKNLKFLKKLVKLAEAHQSLKGSDEPTSANS
- a CDS encoding FmdB family zinc ribbon protein; its protein translation is MPTYEYKREDGTTFEVFQSMSDDALTVCPTTGQPVKRMISGGTGLVFKGSGFYVTDYNNGSKGNGSSETKESSSSSSSTAEKPAGAGNDSKSND
- a CDS encoding pyridoxal phosphate-dependent aminotransferase → MISTRAEQLSESQTMKISGRAKELAREGVSIISLSAGEPDFKTPAHICNAAIEAITEGFHGYTMNAGMPELREAIVEKLKRDNGLDYSPDQIVLSNGAKQSVGFAILATINPGDEVLIPAPYWVSYPEMVKMAQGTPVPIRTTYGTHFKLTAEQLRDSITPKTRAIILCSPSNPTGACYTLKELKEIAEVLKEHPDILIFSDEIYEYIVFSGEHVGILNAAPELKDRTVLINGFSKGFAMTGWRLGYAAGPKPIISALAKIQSQETSAPSSISQKAGLAAYTGTMAPVAKMREAFKERRDFMVKALNEIEGVDCFTPSGAFYIFPDIQAFLGKTTPSGTKMETSTDLCMYLLEKHGVAAVPGDAFGEPGGLRLSYASSIEQLKEAVIRLKNGFDSLS
- the coaD gene encoding pantetheine-phosphate adenylyltransferase encodes the protein MSDDLKIALYPGSFDPFTNGHLDLVQRASKIFDRVIITIAVNSKKETLFTGEEREQQILNAVKDQPWSSQIVVEQFTGLLIDFAAKKKASVLLRGVRQISDFEYEFQMALTNRRLSPELDTVFMMPDENHAITSSSIVKEVAKWGGDVSSFVPPNIHTKILEKYKSK
- the rsmD gene encoding 16S rRNA (guanine(966)-N(2))-methyltransferase RsmD is translated as MRIITGTLKGRNIPAPNTDLLRPTSDRTKEGIFSTISARRYFESTRVLDLFAGSGNLGFEAISRGSSQVLFLDREHEHIRHIEKIAESFGVADKISTRVMAVEEYLEQPQETFDFIFADPPYDYFYMEGIIDLVLNGNVLEDDGWFILEHDKRHDFSEHPLCAYVKPYGRTIASFFTRDESIT